The Hordeum vulgare subsp. vulgare chromosome 7H, MorexV3_pseudomolecules_assembly, whole genome shotgun sequence DNA window gagttgcaaatgtgagcaacagcaccggtatcaaatacccaggatctactacgagcgctggtaaggtacacatcaataacatgtatatcacatatacctttaacgttgccggccttcttgcccgctaagtatttggggcagttccgcttccagtgaccttttcccttgcaatagaagcactcagtctcaggcttgggtccgttctttttcttcttcccgacatctggcttaccgggcgcggcaatagctttgccgtctttcttgaagttcttcttacccttgcctttcttgaaactagtagtcttgttgaccatcaacacttgatgttctttcttgatttctacttctgcagacttgagcatcgagtacaactcgggaatggtcttctccatcccttggatgtcgtagttaagcacaaagcctttgtagcttggtggaagagattggaggattctgtcaattatagcatcatccggaagttcgactccaagtgaagtcagacgaccgtgtaacccagacattttgagtatgtgctcactgacagaactattctcctccatcttacagctaaagaacttgtcggagacttcatatctctcgacacgggcatgagcttgaaaaactagcttcagctcctggaacatatcatatgctccgtgttgctcaaaacgcctttggagccccgtttctaaactgtataacatgccacacctaaccagagagtagtcatcactctgcgtttgccagacgttcagaacgtcctgggctgctgcgggagcgggagggtcacctagcggcgcatcaaggacataagcctttttagcggcttcaaggatgagcttcaagttgcgaacccagttcgCATAgtggctaccatcatctttcagcttgttttttgtctaggaatgcgttgaaattgaggttgacgttggccatctacaatatttataaaggcagcttttagactaagttatgaaaattaagttcatttaatcaaattaagtatgaactcccacttaaatcgacatccctctagtcatctaagtgatacatgatccatgttgactaacccgtgtccgatcatcacgtgagacggactagtcaccatggtgagcaacttcatgatgatcgtattcaaccatacgactcatgttcgacctttcggtctcttgtattcgaggtcatgtttctacatgctaagctcgtcgagtcaacctaggtgtttcgcgtgtgtaaatatggcttacacccgttgtatgcgaacgttagaatctatcacacccgatcatcacgtggtgcttcgagacaacgaaccttcgcaacggtgcacacttaggggaatacgttctcgaaattttaagagggatcatcttattatcctaccgtcgttctaagcaataagatgaaaaacatgataaacatcacaatgcaatcatatagtgacatgatatggccattatcatctttgccctttcgatctccatcttcaggcatcgcatgatcatcatcgtcaccggcgtgacaccatgatatccatcatcatgatctccatcatcgtgtctccgtgaagtcgtcacgccaactactactatcactactactatagctaaccgttagcaatgaagtaaaagtagtaagcacatggcgttgcatctcatacaataaattaagacaactcctatggctcctgccggttgtcatactcatcgacatgcaagtcgttaaacctattacaataacatgatcatctcatacatcatacatgcaacatcacaactttggtcatatcgcatcacatgtcaaaccctgcaaaaacaagttagacgtcctctaattgttgttgcatgttttacgtggctgatttgggtttctagcaagaacgccttcttacctacgtgacagccacaacgatgatatgccaaagctatttacccttcataaggacccttttcatcaaatccaatccaactagagtaggaaagacagacacccgctagccacctttatgcacggtgtgcatgtctgtcggtggaaccagtctcacgtaagtgtacgtgtaaagtcggtccgggccgcttcatcccacaataccgccggaaaagaataagactagtagcggcaaacaaattgacaaatcatcgcccacaacttttgtgttatactcgtgcatagaatctacgcatagaaaacctggctcggatgccactgttgggtaacgtagcataaattcaaaattttcctacgcatattcagatcttcctatggagagaccagcaacgagagagcggtaagagcatcttcatacctttgaagatcgctaagcggaagcgttactagaacgcggttgatggagtcgtactcgcagtgattcggatcgcggtgtgattccgatctagtgccgaactacggcacctccgcgttcaacacacgtgcagcccggtgacgtctcccgcaccttgatccagcaaggaggagggaaaggttggggaagaactccagcagcacgacggcgtggtgtcgatggagagatgaggtatcccggcacggcttcgccaagcaccggcaaaaaggaggaggaagaagggcagggctgcgccgagggagaggcaaaagtgtgatctgcaatggccaaaagtgcccactatatgtagggggagggaggggctgcgcccccttgaggtttTCCCtctccttggggggggggggggtgcggcggccaagggggggaggaggggtgtggcgcacccctggtgggccttaggcccacctggcttagggtttgcccccccccttccctctcccctgcgcattgggctgagtggggaggcgcaccagcccacctaggggctggttccctcccccacttggcccaccttacctcccggggtcgttgccccccttcggtggacccccggggccacctcggtggtcccggtacgttaccggtgatgcccgaaacacttccggtgtccgaaaccatccgtcctatatatcaatctttacctccggaccattctggagctcctcgtgacgtccgggatctcatccgggactccgaacaactttagataacctcgtataacaattccttataaccctagcgtcaccgaaccttaagtgtgtagaccctacgggttcgggagacagggagacatgaccgagacacctcttcggccaataaccatccgcggaatctggatacccatggtggctcccacttgctccacgatgatctcatcggatgaaccacgatgtcaaggattcaatcaatcccgcatacaattccctttgtctgtcggtatagaacttgcccgagattcgatcgtcggtataccaataccttgttcaatctcgttaccggtaagtctctttactcgttccgtagcacgtcatcgtgtgactaactccttagtcacattgagctcatgatgatgttctaccgagtgggcccagagatacctctccgtcacacggagtgacaaatcccgatctcgattcatgccaacccaacagacactttcagagatacccgtagtgcacctttatagtcacccagttatgttgtgacgtttgatacacccaaagcactcctacggtatccgggagttgcacaatctcacggtcgaaggaaaagacacttgacattagaaaagctttagcatatgaacaatacgatctagtgctatgcttaggattgggtcttgtccatcacatcattctcccaatgatgtgatcttgttatcaatgacatctaatgcccatgatcaggaaaccatgatcatctattgactaacgagctagccaactagaggctttctagggacacattgtgatctatttattcacacatgtattactgtttcctgttaatacaattatagcatgaacaatagactattatcttgaacaaggaaatatgataataaccattttattattgcctctagggcatatttccaacagttggatCCCGTAAAACTCTAGCAAGCAACTCAGGAAGGGGTGAATCAGGAAGCCCAAGCCTCGTAAGAGGAAGGGCACAAAGCATACTTTCTCTTCCTTGCACGGAGCAGGGAAGTTCTCTGCAAAAGCCTTCCCATTTGCAAAAGTTAACCAGGGGCGGTTAGAAGCTAGATCTGAAGCAGGGAGATATCCTTGCGTTTTGAGGTCGCTCAATCGAAGACAGGAGACTTAACAACTCGCCCGGTCGTCTGGGAGGGGGCCATGAGGGCGTGAGGAGGAGCCTCACAAGCTTGACATGTCTTCGAGCTTCCTGGTTTTTGCTCTCTCAAGGGTTGGGAACAAGATGCGTTGCTCACAGCACGTCCTGCCAATTtaatgggcatttttcctttgaccCGCAGAGGGCATTTCTGTAAAAGACTACTGGACCGCTTGCCTCCCGTCGGCACGCGGGAATAGAGAGGTGTCATTAACCTTAAGCGAGAAAGTTGATATTGTCGGCCCCATAATGCTTGGTCAATCAAGAATTCACCGGTGGCCGAACTACTTACAGCCGGAcataggagaatagaagaactcgcCCCGGAACCCGGAGACTTTGGACGTGTGAAGCTACTAGGGAATAATACCCCGACATTGGTGCCTAGTTCAGGGGCTACTCAGGGAGTCTGAGATCAAGTGGCCCTCGGACCGCCGTCCTATCTTTTATGGGTTGGACAGGTGGGCCGCTGTGTAACCATTACTTGAAGGCCGAGCTATAAGATGCCTCCGTGTTTAGAAAGGAAACCTTCGGTGCCTTGATGTGTCCTCCAAGTCAGGATGGCGTAATCGGCAAGTTTACTCCCTCATGGCAACCGACcatgtgtaaccctaggtacccccggtgtctatataaactgGAGGGTTTTAGTTCATAGAGGACAGAACCATCATcctactcatctagggtttagttcatcTGATCTCTCGGTAGATCGACTCTGTAATCGTCATACGCACATCAATATATTTAAGCAGGACATAGTgttttacctcttcgagagggcccgaacctgagtAAAATATTATCCTTGTGTTCCGTGTTctccattgatccaagatccatagcTTGAGACCCCCCTACACGAGATGTGCAGGTTTTGACACCGGCACTTACGGATGCAACCGCTGAGAGATGGTAGCACGGGATAGTTACAATCGGTTTGGATTGAGGTCCAATAATAtgataggtgtttagtcatcttgTCCTATTTATGTCATCTGTGGCAATTATTATTTTGTTTCCACGCTATCTTCCAAGCTTGTACCGAACTACGTATTTGCCGACTCCTTGGTTTAATAATATGTCCGCATGCATTATTTTGATGAAAAGACCGAGGGTATTTACCCttttgagaagaagaaaaaaaaatcttctgAGAATTATGAGATGCGCGCGTCCAACTCAGAATTATGATTTCCCTACGCGATGTGCACCGGGCATCACCCTAAACAACCACCAAATTCCATGTAAACCCATCAAATGCATTGTTTACAAGCAGTCTAATAAGAAAACATTCACCATTCTGCTTTTCAATCACATTAAAAAAGAAAAGATGATTGAGAAGCCGGCGGTCCGGGGCCGTCCGCGTTGATCTATTTTTGCACCAGCATGATTATTAATTATTAGAGCAACATCGATGACCATTGCAACTCAACACCAGACCACTCAACGTCGTTTCTTCCTTCGGTGTTATCCGCATCCTCCATTTCAGCCGTGGAAAGGAAGGCCGATCACATCCTCAAAGAAACGAGTCGACATCACCACGATGCAAGAGATTTCAACTCTCGGCATCTCGTTTAGGAGCGCGCGCCTTTCGTTTTCCCTCCGCAAACCAAACCAGCCCCGGCCATCAAGGACTAACTAGACCCCACTGCCGGAGACGACGACACAGATGGCTGATGGCCACGGTAGTAGCCTTGTCCCCGACCCGTCAGATGCATGCTGCAGGAGCGGCAGCACCCGGCGTCGCCAGCGAAGATCCGAATCCCGGCGAGCAAATCAGCGCACGCCTGTATTATTCATCCGGCCCTCACCCACCTCTATAAAGAACCTCTCGGCCGCGGCCTCTCGGAGCCCCCGAAGGTCGCCCTGCCTCCCTCTGTGTCCCCCTAAGGTTCCCAACCAAGAAGGAGCGACGACGGCGACACGCGTAGGTGGACGGAACGGAACCGGTCGCTTGTTGTGCGGGGCATGGGGCTCCTCGACCAGCTCTGGGACGAGACGGTCGCCGGCCCGCGGCCGGACCACGGCCTCGGCAGGCTCCGCAGGTATTCCTCCTTCTCGCCCTCGACCGCGGTGGCAGCGGATGTCGCGCCCAAGGTGACCCGCAGCATCACCATCGCCCGGCCGCCGTCTCTCTCGGTCCCGTCCGGCGAGTCAAGCTCCGTGCCGTCGTCTCCGGCCAGCGCGCCGGAGTCCCCGTTCGCAGCAGGTgggcttcctcctcctctgtttcTTGGCCTCTCCTTGTGATTCCAGTCTTTAGTTAGGATCGGTCTGTGGCTCTGTGTAGCTCAGAGCCGCTGATCGAAGCTCGTCGCTTTTATATATTGGATCCGCGATCTGTCGTCCTTCTTCCATGAAAATGGGGCAAGAAAACATGGACCTTTTGCTCAATCGGTCGTGGCTTGTCCCTCGATGCTCGAGTTTGATTTAGCTACAGAATCAGATCTGTGAGCAGAGCACTGTCGCAGACGCAGAGATGTCGGGGAATCTGCTGTTTAACCTGAAATTCCTCCTCATTAGTTTGCTGTTTTGTCTGAAACTTTATGGAGCAGGTAGCAGTAGCACGCCGAGGGTGGAGGGCTGGAGGGCGTTCCGCCGGAAGTCCAACATGGCCAACGTCGACGTCGTCCGG harbors:
- the LOC123412697 gene encoding dormancy-associated protein homolog 3-like isoform X2; translation: MGLLDQLWDETVAGPRPDHGLGRLRRYSSFSPSTAVAADVAPKVTRSITIARPPSLSVPSGESSSVPSSPASAPESPFAAGSSSTPRVEGWRAFRRKSNMANVDVVRAEATVGPRSPTVYDWVVISSLDR
- the LOC123412697 gene encoding dormancy-associated protein homolog 3-like isoform X1, with product MGLLDQLWDETVAGPRPDHGLGRLRRYSSFSPSTAVAADVAPKVTRSITIARPPSLSVPSGESSSVPSSPASAPESPFAAAGSSSTPRVEGWRAFRRKSNMANVDVVRAEATVGPRSPTVYDWVVISSLDR